AGGCCCAAACAGTAAGACCCAGGCTGGGTGGGATGAGGTCTTTAAAAACATCGACAAGTTGAAATGCAAGGACCAATGGGCCGTTCTTTCCGAAAAGGATAAAACGGATATGTATGCCCAGCTCTGGGGCCATGCCTTCGATTCTCCCTCGCCGGAAAAATGCGAGTAAAGGGGGTTTGGAGTTTCGTCTATGTCGACAGCTAATGAAAAAGGCTTGACCCGCCGCCAGTTCCTGCAGTTTTCCGGAATGGCCGCGGCGGCCACCCTGGGGGCACCTCGGATTCTGCATGCCTTGGTTCCTTCGATCGGAAACCAGGTCGGGGGCCAAGTGCGAAGAGTGCCCTCCATTTGCGATATGTGTCTCAATAAATGCGGCCTTATCGCCAGAGTGGAAAAAGGGGTGGTTCAGAAACTCGATCCCCACCCCAACTTCCTGAAATCCAGAGGTATGTTGTGTGCCAAGGGAAACGCAGGGA
The Deltaproteobacteria bacterium genome window above contains:
- a CDS encoding twin-arginine translocation signal domain-containing protein — its product is MSTANEKGLTRRQFLQFSGMAAAATLGAPRILHALVPSIGNQVGGQVRRVPSICDMCLNKCGLIARVEKGVVQKLDPHPNFLKSRGMLCAKGNAG
- a CDS encoding cytochrome c, with translation MKKRIVPVFIVFILLIGSLGLSLAQDNGNARKGKFLFRKNCRTCHVAGGSAKELGPNSKTQAGWDEVFKNIDKLKCKDQWAVLSEKDKTDMYAQLWGHAFDSPSPEKCE